In Chryseobacterium lactis, a single genomic region encodes these proteins:
- a CDS encoding TlpA family protein disulfide reductase, producing the protein MKKYLLLFIIAIFVMSCSKKVEVKGKITGSSPLERIEFVEASGVGTLPLINIGLDKDGNFSGSFDAPKDGMYVINYASKQNLIYLEKGQKVNISGNGATFPNEYVITGDAKKNNDFLSASQKFLATYAGKVNLGALMGGDEAAFLKGMHKVEADINKNVDELAQKNNPSKGLLAWKKNDVKVTILNLLANYEMSHGPMSGNPSYKASKAFKDYETKLDDDKDAMVKSIPLYRQYLLVKMTPDFQKYAEANSKGKTDVTTSEMFAQYLKTKKDLSQTAKDYLLAFVMAQADIHPTSPAKNIDKIKKIIDTDIKDATIKSDLLKMQVAITGLKIGEDAPEAPLVKQDGKAYKLSENKGKPYMIFFYASWNPYIGEATVPVLKEVVNFYKSKMNFVFVNVDDTKDQFVKTSNSLLKGIQGVNVYGEKGMESEIAKKYGVYGFKLPCFVVVDKNGKIASRSFVNLGEMEVVTTLDQLTGLSAPKVNPNEQMQPQMQIDPSAQQQAPQPTAPQPAQTK; encoded by the coding sequence ATGAAAAAATATCTTTTATTGTTTATCATCGCGATTTTCGTGATGTCTTGTTCAAAAAAAGTAGAAGTAAAAGGAAAAATTACTGGAAGTTCCCCATTAGAAAGAATTGAGTTTGTAGAAGCTTCAGGAGTGGGAACCTTACCTTTAATTAATATTGGTTTAGATAAAGACGGTAATTTTTCAGGTAGTTTTGATGCACCTAAAGATGGGATGTATGTCATCAACTATGCAAGCAAACAAAACCTGATCTATCTTGAAAAAGGACAAAAGGTTAATATCTCAGGAAATGGAGCTACTTTCCCTAACGAATATGTTATTACCGGTGATGCCAAGAAAAACAATGATTTTCTTTCTGCGAGCCAAAAGTTTTTAGCAACATATGCTGGTAAAGTTAACCTGGGTGCATTGATGGGTGGAGACGAAGCTGCGTTTTTGAAAGGAATGCATAAAGTTGAAGCAGATATCAACAAAAATGTTGATGAGCTGGCACAAAAGAATAACCCTAGCAAAGGACTTTTAGCATGGAAGAAAAATGATGTTAAGGTAACTATCCTTAACTTACTTGCCAATTACGAAATGTCGCACGGGCCAATGTCTGGAAACCCTTCTTACAAAGCTTCTAAGGCTTTTAAAGATTATGAAACAAAATTGGATGATGATAAAGATGCGATGGTAAAATCAATTCCGCTTTACAGACAATATTTGCTTGTAAAAATGACTCCTGATTTTCAAAAATATGCAGAAGCAAACAGTAAAGGAAAAACTGATGTTACAACTTCAGAGATGTTTGCTCAATATTTGAAAACTAAAAAAGACCTTTCACAAACAGCTAAAGATTATCTTTTGGCTTTTGTAATGGCTCAGGCAGATATCCATCCTACAAGCCCTGCTAAAAATATCGATAAAATCAAAAAAATTATTGATACAGATATTAAGGATGCTACGATTAAAAGTGATCTTTTAAAAATGCAGGTAGCTATTACAGGTCTTAAGATTGGAGAGGATGCTCCGGAAGCACCTCTGGTAAAACAAGATGGAAAAGCGTACAAGCTTTCAGAAAACAAAGGAAAACCTTACATGATATTTTTCTACGCTTCATGGAATCCTTACATCGGAGAAGCTACAGTACCGGTTTTAAAAGAAGTTGTAAATTTCTACAAGTCTAAAATGAACTTTGTATTCGTGAATGTAGATGATACAAAAGATCAGTTTGTAAAAACAAGCAATTCTTTATTAAAAGGTATCCAGGGAGTGAATGTTTACGGAGAAAAAGGTATGGAATCTGAAATTGCTAAAAAATACGGAGTATATGGGTTTAAATTACCTTGCTTTGTAGTGGTAGATAAAAATGGTAAAATTGCCAGCAGATCTTTTGTAAATCTTGGCGAAATGGAAGTGGTAACTACTTTGGATCAATTAACAGGGCTTTCAGCTCCAAAAGTAAATCCAAATGAACAAATGCAGCCTCAGATGCAGATAGATCCTTCTGCACAACAACAGGCTCCACAGCCAACTGCTCCTCAGCCGGCTCAAACAAAATAA
- a CDS encoding succinate dehydrogenase/fumarate reductase iron-sulfur subunit encodes MSAKKGLHLTLKIWRQKNSKTKGQFETYKISDVSTDSSFLEMLDILNENLINEGKEPIAFDHDCREGICGMCSLYINGRAHGPDTGITTCQLHMRMFKDGETIVIEPWRSAAFPVIKDLMVDRSAFDRVMAAGGFISVNTSGNTLDANAIPVPKEDADKAMDAAACIGCGACVATCKNGSAMLFVGAKVSQFALLPQGRVEAKRRVLNMVKAMDEEGFGNCSNTGACEIECPKGISLENIARMNREYMAALVDQG; translated from the coding sequence ATGAGTGCAAAAAAAGGCTTACATCTTACGCTGAAAATTTGGAGACAAAAAAATAGTAAAACTAAAGGTCAGTTTGAGACCTATAAAATATCAGATGTTTCTACAGACTCTTCATTTTTGGAGATGTTGGACATCCTGAACGAAAATTTAATTAACGAAGGAAAAGAACCAATTGCTTTCGACCACGACTGTCGTGAAGGAATCTGCGGAATGTGTTCTCTTTACATCAATGGTAGAGCTCACGGTCCGGATACTGGTATTACAACTTGCCAGCTTCACATGAGAATGTTCAAAGACGGTGAAACAATCGTTATTGAACCTTGGAGAAGTGCTGCTTTCCCTGTTATTAAAGACTTAATGGTAGACAGAAGCGCATTCGACAGAGTAATGGCTGCAGGTGGTTTCATTTCTGTGAATACTTCAGGAAATACATTGGATGCTAACGCAATTCCGGTTCCTAAAGAAGATGCAGACAAAGCAATGGATGCTGCTGCTTGTATCGGATGTGGAGCTTGTGTAGCAACTTGTAAAAACGGATCTGCAATGTTATTCGTTGGAGCTAAAGTTTCTCAGTTTGCTCTGTTACCTCAAGGTAGAGTAGAAGCGAAAAGAAGAGTACTGAATATGGTGAAGGCAATGGACGAAGAAGGATTCGGAAACTGTTCAAATACCGGAGCTTGTGAAATTGAGTGTCCTAAAGGTATTTCTCTTGAGAATATCGCAAGAATGAACAGAGAATACATGGCTGCTCTTGTAGATCAAGGATAG
- a CDS encoding fumarate reductase/succinate dehydrogenase flavoprotein subunit, with amino-acid sequence MSKLDSKIPAGPLKDKWKNHKDHMNLVAPNNRDKIDIIVVGTGLAGGSAAATLAEQGYNVKAFCYQDSPRRAHSIAAQGGINAAKNYQGDGDSTYRLFYDTIKGGDYRAREANVYRLAEVSANIIDQCVSQGVPFGRDYGGQLDNRSFGGVQVKRTFYAKGQTGQQLLLGAYSSMSRQIGKGRIKMYNRHEMLDLVIVDGKARGIIARNLVTGEIERHSAHAVVIASGGYGNVYFLSTNAMGSNVSAAWKIHKKGAYFANPCYVQIHPTCIPVHGTQQSKLTLMSESLRNSGRIWVPKKIEDSVAIREGKLRPENIKEEDRDYYLERRYPAFGNLVPRDVASRAAKERCDAGYGIENNDTQEGVYLDFSTEIMKKGKEAAIEKHIHNPTDQQLYDLGKSWVEEKYGNLFVMYEKITADDPYKTPMKIYPAVHYTMGGVWVDYNLQSTIPGCFVIGEANFSDHGANRLGASALMQGLADGYFVLPYTIADYLSSDIRTGEIPTNSTAFDEAEKGIKDKVDFFLNNKGTHSVDHFHKQLGHIMWNKVGMGRTPEGLKEAIKEIEEVRNNFWKNVKVPGEGDGMNTELEKAFRVADFLELGQLMAIDALNREESCGGHFRWDHATPDGEAERDDVNFKYVGAWEYQGENINAEVLHKEELIYDNIEVKTRSYK; translated from the coding sequence ATGAGTAAATTAGATTCAAAAATTCCAGCAGGTCCTTTAAAGGATAAGTGGAAAAATCATAAAGACCATATGAACCTTGTTGCACCAAACAACAGAGATAAGATTGATATTATTGTTGTAGGTACAGGTTTGGCAGGAGGTTCTGCAGCAGCTACATTAGCTGAGCAAGGATACAACGTAAAAGCGTTCTGTTACCAGGATTCTCCAAGAAGAGCTCACTCTATTGCAGCTCAGGGAGGTATCAACGCCGCTAAGAATTACCAGGGAGACGGTGACTCTACTTACAGATTATTCTATGATACCATTAAAGGTGGTGACTATAGAGCAAGAGAGGCCAACGTTTACAGATTAGCTGAAGTTTCTGCAAATATTATTGACCAGTGTGTTTCTCAGGGAGTTCCTTTTGGTAGAGATTACGGCGGTCAGTTGGATAACCGTTCATTTGGTGGAGTTCAGGTAAAAAGAACTTTCTATGCGAAAGGACAAACCGGACAACAGCTACTGCTAGGTGCATATTCTTCAATGAGCCGTCAGATCGGTAAAGGAAGAATCAAGATGTATAACCGTCATGAAATGCTTGACCTTGTAATTGTTGACGGAAAAGCAAGAGGGATTATCGCAAGAAACCTTGTAACAGGTGAAATTGAAAGACACTCTGCTCACGCGGTTGTGATTGCTTCAGGAGGATACGGAAACGTGTATTTCCTTTCTACCAACGCAATGGGATCAAACGTTTCTGCAGCTTGGAAAATCCACAAAAAAGGAGCGTACTTTGCAAACCCTTGCTACGTACAGATTCACCCGACTTGTATTCCGGTTCACGGAACTCAGCAGTCTAAATTAACCCTGATGTCTGAATCATTAAGAAACTCCGGAAGAATCTGGGTTCCTAAAAAGATTGAAGATTCAGTAGCCATCAGAGAAGGTAAATTAAGACCTGAAAATATTAAAGAAGAAGATAGAGATTATTATTTAGAAAGAAGATATCCTGCATTTGGTAACCTTGTACCTAGAGACGTTGCTTCAAGAGCAGCTAAGGAAAGATGTGATGCCGGATACGGAATCGAAAATAATGATACTCAGGAAGGGGTATACCTTGATTTCTCTACAGAGATCATGAAAAAAGGTAAAGAAGCCGCTATTGAAAAACATATTCATAATCCAACAGATCAGCAGTTGTATGACTTAGGGAAGAGCTGGGTTGAGGAGAAATACGGTAACTTATTCGTAATGTACGAGAAAATTACTGCTGATGATCCTTACAAAACTCCAATGAAGATCTATCCTGCAGTTCACTATACAATGGGTGGTGTATGGGTTGATTATAACCTTCAGTCTACAATCCCTGGATGTTTCGTAATCGGAGAAGCTAACTTCTCTGACCACGGAGCCAACAGATTGGGAGCTTCTGCATTGATGCAAGGTCTTGCTGACGGGTATTTCGTACTTCCTTACACGATTGCAGATTACCTTTCTTCAGATATCAGAACAGGAGAAATTCCTACTAATTCAACTGCGTTTGACGAAGCTGAAAAAGGAATTAAAGATAAAGTTGATTTCTTCTTAAATAATAAAGGAACGCATTCCGTAGATCATTTCCACAAGCAATTAGGACACATTATGTGGAATAAGGTGGGAATGGGAAGAACTCCTGAAGGATTAAAAGAAGCGATCAAAGAAATTGAAGAAGTAAGAAACAATTTCTGGAAAAATGTAAAAGTACCTGGTGAAGGAGACGGGATGAACACTGAGCTTGAAAAAGCATTCAGAGTAGCAGACTTCCTTGAATTAGGACAATTAATGGCTATCGATGCACTCAACAGAGAAGAATCTTGTGGTGGGCATTTTCGTTGGGATCATGCAACTCCGGATGGAGAGGCGGAAAGAGACGACGTAAACTTCAAATACGTCGGAGCTTGGGAATATCAGGGAGAAAATATCAATGCGGAAGTATTGCATAAAGAAGAACTGATATATGACAACATCGAGGTTAAAACTAGAAGTTATAAATAA
- a CDS encoding succinate dehydrogenase cytochrome b subunit — MAGLTSSTIGRKYAMALSAMFLLIFLILHLTTNLLSVLNKDAFNTASDFMGYNPFVQFLMQPILGFAVIFHFAMGFVLEIKNNKARPVKYAANNASVNSSWMSRNMIISGAVILAFLALHLYDFWLHEINYKYVEGLAPDAERFWPELHEKFADLWRVALYVISFVLLGLHLAHGFQSSFQSIGARHPKYTPVIKAFGTWYSILIPAGFIIVAVYHFITQ; from the coding sequence ATGGCAGGTTTAACGAGTTCTACGATAGGTAGAAAATACGCTATGGCATTATCAGCTATGTTTTTGCTGATTTTTCTTATACTGCATTTGACAACCAATTTGTTATCAGTCCTTAACAAGGATGCTTTCAACACAGCATCTGACTTTATGGGCTATAATCCTTTTGTGCAGTTCTTAATGCAGCCTATTCTTGGCTTTGCAGTAATTTTCCATTTTGCGATGGGATTTGTACTTGAAATCAAGAATAATAAAGCACGTCCGGTAAAGTATGCAGCAAACAATGCATCTGTGAATTCTTCATGGATGTCCAGAAATATGATTATTTCCGGAGCTGTTATATTGGCTTTCCTGGCGCTTCACTTATATGATTTCTGGCTACATGAAATCAATTACAAGTATGTAGAGGGATTAGCTCCTGATGCAGAACGTTTCTGGCCGGAACTTCATGAGAAGTTTGCTGATCTTTGGAGAGTGGCTTTATACGTGATCTCTTTTGTACTATTGGGATTACACTTAGCTCACGGATTCCAGTCTTCGTTCCAGTCTATCGGAGCAAGACATCCAAAATATACGCCTGTGATTAAGGCTTTCGGAACATGGTATTCTATCCTTATTCCGGCAGGTTTTATCATCGTGGCAGTTTATCATTTTATAACTCAATAA
- a CDS encoding ComEC/Rec2 family competence protein, producing the protein MNKQPLLILALCFILGILFQDSILLGRTSVCIISLIGVGILASMFFQSYFLHKIRVVLLGLLFFGIGIILHFYNTFPSQTTIFTGKGTVVFTISQKLNSSEKYKKYVGTAQVRNHSFSSVFYVSRDHKELDFNHYYKAKAYITAPQAPQYDFQFDYAHYLKRKGIGYQSFLINEITSAEKDDVSFVDKVRQNRLEVLLTINQTGMSTEAKEFLKGIILADRTEMNSNTVQDFNRSGLVHLLAISGSHIVIIFGMFYFLMTRIIPVRLRKYVIVASLGFIWLFAMFIGFGNSVLRACLMLSIYFIFILLQRKPDLLHSMALSAFVILMLDTQQLFDVGFQLSFLAVLGIFWLNQPLLRYFPNQDSYFKKLIFNTITISLSAQLATLPLVLYYFHQFSLISIIANFIIVPFSEVIIVFSFLMTVFISFNIDFEWINIIYDFVIQVLLKIIHWFAERDMLFFENIPMSLIEVFSALVMVYLLRFVILKLNFKNYMRLTIAFLLFLTIRMGCNTFSNQREESLSINFQKSKIFAIKKGDEVCFWIPDIADNGKVLQFLINPYCSSRRIRHFEIKTIPSSAQKIVFMNRIYDLK; encoded by the coding sequence TTGAACAAACAACCACTTCTTATTTTAGCCCTATGTTTTATCCTTGGAATTCTTTTTCAGGATAGCATTCTTTTGGGAAGAACTTCAGTTTGTATTATTTCTCTGATCGGGGTTGGGATTTTGGCTTCAATGTTTTTTCAATCCTATTTTTTACATAAAATCCGGGTAGTTCTGCTAGGTCTTTTATTTTTTGGAATAGGAATTATACTTCATTTTTATAATACATTTCCATCTCAGACCACGATATTCACAGGAAAAGGAACTGTTGTTTTTACAATTTCTCAGAAATTGAATTCCAGCGAAAAATATAAAAAATATGTAGGGACGGCGCAGGTGAGGAATCATAGTTTTTCATCAGTTTTCTATGTTTCCAGAGATCATAAAGAACTTGATTTTAATCATTATTATAAAGCTAAAGCCTACATCACAGCACCTCAGGCTCCCCAATATGATTTTCAATTTGACTATGCTCATTATTTGAAACGGAAAGGGATAGGATATCAAAGTTTCCTTATCAATGAAATTACCTCTGCAGAAAAGGATGACGTAAGTTTTGTTGATAAAGTCAGACAAAATAGACTTGAGGTTTTGCTTACGATTAATCAAACGGGAATGTCTACAGAAGCTAAAGAGTTTTTAAAAGGAATTATTCTCGCAGACAGAACGGAGATGAATTCTAATACAGTTCAGGACTTTAACAGATCAGGATTGGTTCATTTATTGGCGATTTCAGGAAGCCATATTGTCATTATTTTTGGAATGTTTTATTTCTTAATGACTCGCATTATTCCGGTACGCTTGCGAAAATATGTGATTGTGGCAAGTCTTGGATTCATTTGGTTATTTGCGATGTTCATAGGATTCGGTAATTCGGTATTAAGAGCATGCCTGATGTTGAGTATCTATTTTATATTTATTCTGTTGCAACGGAAACCTGATCTCCTTCATTCCATGGCATTATCAGCATTTGTTATTTTGATGTTGGATACTCAGCAGCTGTTTGATGTTGGATTTCAGTTGAGTTTTTTGGCCGTTCTTGGAATTTTTTGGTTGAATCAGCCTCTTTTGAGATATTTTCCAAACCAGGATTCTTATTTTAAAAAATTGATATTCAATACTATTACAATATCATTATCCGCACAACTGGCAACACTTCCTTTGGTTTTATATTATTTCCATCAGTTTTCATTGATTTCAATTATTGCGAATTTTATCATTGTACCTTTTTCAGAAGTCATCATTGTATTCTCTTTTTTAATGACTGTGTTTATTAGCTTTAATATTGATTTTGAATGGATTAATATAATCTATGATTTTGTGATTCAGGTTCTGTTGAAAATAATTCATTGGTTTGCTGAAAGAGATATGTTGTTTTTTGAGAACATACCAATGAGCTTAATAGAAGTGTTTTCAGCTTTAGTAATGGTATATTTATTACGATTTGTCATTTTAAAATTAAATTTTAAAAATTATATGAGATTAACCATCGCTTTTTTACTATTTCTTACCATTAGAATGGGATGCAATACTTTCAGTAATCAAAGGGAAGAATCGCTGTCTATTAACTTTCAAAAAAGTAAAATATTTGCCATAAAAAAAGGCGATGAGGTTTGTTTCTGGATTCCCGATATTGCCGATAACGGTAAGGTATTACAGTTTTTAATCAATCCCTATTGTTCCTCCCGAAGGATCCGTCATTTTGAGATAAAAACAATTCCGTCATCGGCTCAAAAAATTGTTTTTATGAACCGGATTTATGATCTGAAATAA
- a CDS encoding RagB/SusD family nutrient uptake outer membrane protein: protein MMTIKIIKRTILLLAILTIVSCNDFLDREPLDKVTPEVYFRSEQDLSTYTISLYDFPSHGSWNIGTFGYDNGTDNQASPTASEKWGTGLWRVETNEGAWDFNRIRNINYFIINAEQRYGKKEISGNDANIRHYIGEGYFLRAYEYFNKLKDLGDFPIIKEVFPDDKKILMEASKRRPRNEVARFIIEDLNKSIQLLKSGPVENKNRISKEIAQLLKSRVALYEGTWEKYHNNTAFVPGGPGWPGAGKDYLAGYSVNLDSEINYFLSEAMDASKAVAEAFPLVTNTHETAGKAVFNNTYFKMFSDQMMSQYSEVLFWRQYSSQFITNSTQNYLNTGGGTGYTRSLMESFLMKNGLPIYAAGSGYKGDQELTDLRADRDERLQLFLQVPGDDLDASPTGSKIVDYPNILDINESKSVTGYKIKKGLYGDPSYYGGNTSISGSLIFRASEAYLNYIEACYVKNQNLDGNASSYWQQLRKRSGLMADYNITINATDLSQENDWAKYSRGQLIDKTLYNIRRERRNELIAEGMRWEDLKRWRALDQINNYQIEGFNLWSSMYKNYTKNGVSRLRAEPDADPNVSPKSNSIYLRPYQIISQNNNYYNGYNFAQAHYLKPIAYQHFLLASDGDPAKSTIYQNPYWPIQAGGTAIK from the coding sequence AGTATACTTTAGATCTGAACAGGATCTGTCTACCTATACCATTTCACTATATGATTTTCCGTCTCATGGATCCTGGAATATAGGTACTTTTGGATATGATAATGGGACAGATAATCAAGCCTCACCGACTGCTTCAGAGAAGTGGGGCACTGGACTGTGGCGTGTCGAAACTAATGAAGGAGCCTGGGACTTTAATAGGATAAGAAATATTAACTATTTTATTATCAATGCAGAACAACGTTATGGAAAAAAAGAGATTAGCGGGAATGATGCGAATATCAGACATTATATTGGCGAAGGATACTTTCTCAGAGCCTATGAATACTTTAATAAACTAAAGGACCTAGGGGATTTTCCTATTATAAAAGAAGTATTCCCTGACGATAAAAAAATATTGATGGAGGCTTCAAAAAGACGTCCCCGAAATGAAGTGGCAAGATTTATCATTGAGGATTTAAATAAGTCTATTCAATTATTGAAGTCCGGCCCGGTGGAAAATAAAAATCGAATCAGCAAAGAAATTGCTCAACTTCTCAAATCCAGGGTGGCGCTTTATGAAGGAACATGGGAGAAATATCATAATAATACAGCATTTGTACCCGGTGGTCCAGGCTGGCCCGGAGCCGGAAAAGATTATCTCGCTGGTTATTCTGTTAATTTGGATTCCGAAATTAATTATTTTTTAAGTGAGGCAATGGATGCTTCTAAAGCTGTTGCAGAAGCATTCCCTCTGGTAACCAATACTCATGAGACTGCTGGGAAAGCGGTATTTAATAATACGTATTTTAAGATGTTTTCAGATCAAATGATGTCTCAATATAGCGAAGTATTATTTTGGAGACAATATAGCAGCCAGTTTATAACGAATTCTACCCAAAATTACTTAAATACCGGAGGAGGAACCGGCTATACCAGATCTCTGATGGAATCTTTTTTAATGAAAAACGGGCTTCCAATTTATGCTGCGGGATCCGGTTATAAAGGAGATCAGGAGCTTACTGATCTGAGAGCTGACAGAGACGAACGTCTTCAGCTTTTTTTACAGGTGCCGGGTGATGACTTAGATGCATCCCCAACAGGAAGTAAAATAGTAGATTATCCTAATATTTTGGATATCAATGAATCAAAGTCTGTAACAGGATACAAAATAAAGAAAGGATTGTATGGAGATCCTTCCTATTATGGTGGAAATACAAGTATTTCAGGGAGTTTGATTTTCAGGGCATCGGAAGCGTATCTCAATTATATTGAAGCCTGTTATGTGAAAAATCAAAATCTGGATGGTAATGCGTCATCATATTGGCAGCAATTGAGAAAAAGAAGTGGTTTGATGGCAGACTATAATATAACCATTAATGCAACTGATCTGTCACAAGAGAATGATTGGGCAAAATATTCACGTGGTCAGTTAATTGATAAAACACTCTATAATATCCGCAGAGAGCGAAGAAATGAATTAATAGCTGAAGGAATGCGCTGGGAAGATCTGAAACGATGGCGAGCTCTTGATCAGATTAATAATTATCAGATTGAAGGCTTCAATCTCTGGAGTTCTATGTATAAAAATTATACAAAAAACGGAGTGAGTCGTCTTAGAGCAGAACCTGATGCGGACCCTAATGTTTCTCCAAAATCGAATAGTATCTATTTGCGACCTTACCAGATAATCTCGCAAAATAATAATTACTATAACGGTTATAATTTTGCACAGGCTCATTATCTTAAGCCAATAGCTTACCAGCATTTTTTATTGGCGTCAGATGGAGATCCGGCCAAATCTACCATTTACCAGAATCCTTACTGGCCTATTCAAGCTGGGGGAACTGCTATAAAATAA